In Bacillus thuringiensis, the DNA window TAGCATGTAACGTCCTCTAGAAATGTTTCCGCAATATATTTTGCACGTAATGGATCACCAGGTAATAGAATAGATTCAGCAATTTCGCCTTGTTTTGCTTCAATATGTACACTCATGAAAAGTCCTCCTTATAATGTATTGATAGAAATCAATATCATTTGCATTATACACTACGAATCCTTTCAATTAAAATCTTTTAATTATTTGTAATATGTGCAAAGCAGGAGGATTTCATAAATCATAATCTAGAATATATATGTAAGAAGTTTTGTATGAACAGAGACAATAAAAATGGTAGGTGATATTTTGAAAAATCTTGTCATTGGACTTGTTGCTTTATTATTTATTGTACTAGGCGGATTTTACATAAAAAAGTATCAGGAAACTACAGAGACTGTAGGTGATGTTCAGGAAGTAAAATGGGATGTGTCAAATGGAAAAGGAAATGAGAAAGTAGATATTTTGTTTCAATTACTAAATCATAAAAATAACGAAGTTCGTGGTGTGAATGATCAAATTCGGGCAGTTATTGTAGACGGACAATTAAAACAAGTACAACAAATGAAACCTACATTTGCAGGAAATGGATCCTATAAGGTATCTTCCAAAATAGCGAAAGATGAAGGCTATACAATATTTTTATATGAAGACAAAAATAAGTCTGTGCAATCATTTGCGAAGAATGATTTTGGGAAAGAGATGGACGAAAAAAATAAGAAAAAAGCAAAATTCCCAATCGATAGTGTACTTACAAAAAAAATAGGGGAGTATGAAGTTTCTCTTTTGTTTGGTGCATTGCATCCAAATGAACCAGCGACATTAACGTTTCAATTCCAAGCGAAAAAGGGTGAAAAATTGAAATTACATTCAGAGAGAGGAGAAGTCGAGGCGCTCTATATTGTGGACGAAACGAGAGAAAACTTTTTATACGCAATACCTGTTGATACAGATGAGCAAGTACAATATCGCATTACATTTCCTGCCGAAGGAGCGTATAAAATATGGGGAGATTTCTATATAAATGGTAAGAAATATGAAAAAGAATTTATTGTACAAGTTCAAAAAAGAAAAAACAGCTAAATGTTTAGCTGTTTTTTCTTTTTCCTATTAATTTTGTTACAGAGAGCATTGTAATTGGTAAAGAATGATTCTTTCTAAATGCTAAATATTTACCGCTCCATGCTGGTTTATATTTTTCTTTAAAATGACGTAGCCCGCTGAAACTATACGTATAACGAACATTATTAAAGATGGCAGCAGCAACTCGTTCAGACCAGAAAGATTGTGTCGATAAACCTACATTTGAAAGTGGTGCCATACCAATATTAAAGGAATGGTATTCATTTTCTTTTGCCCACTGGAACAGGTGGATGAAAATTGCATCCATAATGCCACTAGGTGCATCTGGATAATAGCGCATTAAATCAACAGACAATGATCCGTCTTGATATACGGGCATAAAGGTTGTAAATGCGATGATTTTTCCATCTGCATCAGATAATGTAGCGATAGGTGCTCGGCTAATATATTCGCGATCAAAGTATCCGAGTGAAAAGCCTTTCTCTTTTTTACCGCCGAGCCACGCATCTGAAACTTTCTTTAACTCTTCATATAGTTCATCTGAGAATGGTGGCTGGTGAATAGAGAATGTATAGCCTTCTCTTTCAAAACGGTTGAAAGTCGCTCGCATACCAGCGCGTTTTTTCCCTGTTATTGTAAATGTATTTAAATCAACGACAGCTTCTTCACCAAGCTTAAAGAAGTTATAACCAAAATCATGATATAAACTCATCCATTTACTTTCGATTTGGTAGAATACACAAATGTATCCAAATCGATCAGCCTCAGCTAAAAACTCTTGTAACACAGTACGGTAGGAGGAAGGATCTCCAATTGGATCACCTAGCACAACAAGACGTTTTCCTGTTATAGAGAAGAGAAGGAGCGCTTTCCCATCACTACTGAAGAAGAATTGTTTATCACCTAAAAATCCTAAATGACTAAGTACATTTCCGTCATGTTCATCTAAAAAGTTTTGCAATCTTTTATCATTAGCTGGTTGCCCGGGAAATTCATTTCGATAACGATTGGCAATGAGTGAGCCAATCAGTAAAAAGGTAGGAACGAAAAAGGCAGCTGCTAATGCACTTCGTTTCACTTGTGTAATATTACGAACGACAAAGTCAGGTTTAAAAGCTTCTTTTGCACCTGCAAATAAAATACCTAAGTTTTTATATAAATATAAAGTTATAAGTAAGAATATAAAAACTTTTACCATATCAGAAAGCGAAACTTCCATTTTCTCTCGTACAAATCTTTTACGAAGCATATATAATACAGCGAGTACGATTAATAAAATAAACGTCTCTTCAATATCAATTCCTTTGAGCGTATTAAAGATGGCTGCCCCGATTAAAGAAATAATCGTCATATAGTAAGAACGTTTTGTTCCATAATATATCCCTCGCGAAAGGATTAGCAGGAGAATACCAAATGTTAGTGATAAGCTAAAAGAAAATTGAATAAGATGTTTTGGAGCTAGAATATGTAAGGCGTGTGCCCTGTTTATACTTGTTGGTAGAATGGTCGATAAAATAACCATTAAGCCAGCAAATACTGTTAAAGCAGCAGATGCCCATGAACCTAGTTTTCCTAGAAAGTCACGCTGCAAGGTCCATATAACACCAGTTGTTTCTAGTGCAGGCGCAATAAAAGGTTTATCTTCAAACTTTTTAATGGCCACGCCTGTCATTTCAAAAGCTGCAAAAATAAGACCAAGGCAGAAAGGTAAAATGTAATAGACAAGGCGATATAATAACATAGCAGGTAGTAATACGCCTGTATCAATGCCGTATTGTCCGAGTCCAGTTAAAAAGACAAGATCAAATGACCCAAGTCCACCAGGTACAAGGCTAACAACGCCAGCTAAAGCAGCAATTACATATACACCTAAAAACTTTTGAAATTCGATATCGATGCCAAATAATATTAATATAACGTACATAACAATACCAGCAGATACCCACTCGACTAATGAAACTAATGAGTATAAAACAGTTGGGTTTTTCTCTTCTTCTTCTTCTTGTCCTTCAGTTTGGTTTGTTTTTCTATTTTTAAGTTTAGAAAATCCAATATATATAGGGACGAAAAGAGCAAAGAAGATAAGAACAGGCCATAGCCACGGTTTTTCATGCAAAATAAAACTTGTGTCTAATATTCCAATAAGACCGAGGAATGAAAGAATGGCTAATCCGTTAATAAAAGCAGTTGTCATCCAGGCGATACTTTTAATAAGTTTGCCATTTTCTTTTATGTATGGACGATAAAGCATTGTGCGTACACCAGCTCCAACGAGACCACCAAATCCAATAAATCCATTTAAAGTATTAGCAATCCATGAGATACGGAAAATCTTTTGGACTGGTATATCAGCTTTTAAATAACGAAGCATAACATAGTCATAAAAGAACATTGTTGATACGGCAAATGCGCCAAGTGTAATTGCTAAAAAGACTCCTCCGGTTGGAATGTTTTTAATTGTATTGATTGCTTCTAAAAAAGAAATGCCTGCTAATTCTTTTTTTGCTTGAAAGAATACAATTGTTAATACAATAAATGGGAAGATAATTTTCCCAATTTGTAAGAAACGTTTCCATGAAAACGACATAAATACAACTCTCCTTGTATAAGAAAACTGAGACAATAATATTATTATGACAAACTTCAAGAAAAATAAAAAGGTAAATTCCTTTATAGGGAAGCTATTTTTTATAACGGTTATATTTAAAAGAGTATTCCGTTTGTCAGAAAATTAAGTTAAAATAAATTGAAAGAAGGAAGAGAGGGGAAGTAGATGATTATAATAGGTTATGCGGGATATGAGTTAGAGAAAGCAAAACCTAATACATCAGAAGATTTCTTTAATAGATCTGAAGTGACATATATATTAAATAATGAAGAGAGAACTTTTTCCGTTTTATACGTTCGATATTTTGAAGAAGTTTTACAAGAAATTACTTCTTTTGAAGGAAATCCAGTATGTCAAGTAGAAGAACAAGACATATATTTGCGGGAAATTGTAGCGATATGTTGTTTACTGAAAGAGAATGAGCTTCGTACACAAAAACGTTTGTATGTAAATAATATAGAAGAATTCCAACAATATTTTGATGCGGGAACAGTGGTGAAAGTACAAGAAATATTGGCTGAATTACATAAAAATAAAAGAGTAGAAATAGCGTGAAATGGCAAAGGAGAGGGAAAAAATGTCTAATCTAATGGTTGAAAATCAAACAGAACAAGTTTCTATGTTTTTAGAAGATGTTATTACTTTGATAACCAATTATGTAAATTATCATACGTTGCCTTCTTTATTAGAAGAAACACCAGCAGGGAACGAGCGATATTATAAAGGGTTATTAGCATCAATGAGACGTCTTCTCGTTTTTTGTGAAGAAGGACATGATGCATGTTTTGTTCTGTTAAATAGCCAGCCATTTCGAAAAACAGCAGCTGAAAAAATTTTATATAAAATTTATCATCAAGTAATTGCAGAGTTTTTCTCACCAAAGAGTGATCATTGGTATGAAAATAGTCGGTCTGCCTATACAGGGAAAAACTCCATTGTTTTTCAACAAACGCCACCAGCATCTGTAGAGCAAGTGATGAAGAGTTTAGAAGGTAAATTTCAATTGATGCGTGAAGAACTAGAATATTATGAGACGGATTACCAAACAAAGATGTTACACAAATATTAATTGCGAAAAAGAAGCTAAGGGGACTTAGCTTCTTTTCCTTTTGTAAAGTTATATAAGGGATTTCCTTTGAATATATTTATGGGGATAGCATTAAGGAGGTGTAACATGAGTCAGCAAGGTGTATTTACAGATTACTTTCATGAAGTAGAGAGCTGGTGTGAAAGTGTTCTTCACGTATTAGATAGCCGTGCAATGGAAGTGTATGATGTCCATATGCTTGCTTATAAAATTCAAACGTTATTGGATCGTATGAAAGAGCATGAGTATGATACAGATGCAGAGTTTATGTATGAAATAAGTGATGATGTAGAACATATTCAGCATCACTTGCAGGAAGTATTCGTGCAGGGAGAAGAGGAATATGAACTATATGAAAGAGGGGGTAGTGAACGAGCTGTTCCAATTGGAGGGCACACACTTCCACCATTACCTTATCCGTATAATGCGTTAGAACCTTATATTTCTAGAGAAATTATGATGTTACACCATGATAAACATCATCGCAGTTACGTGGAAGGATTAAATAAGGCAGAGAAGATGATGGAAGAAGCGAGAAAAACGAATCAATTTGATTTAATTAAACATTGGGAAAGAGAAGCGGCTTTTCATGGATCAGGTCATTACTTACACACGATATTTTGGAATAACATGAAAAAAGATGGTGGTGGAAGTCCAAGAGGGGCTCTTTCACAGCAGGTTGAACAAGACTTTGGGAGTTTTTTACGTTTTCAAAAACATTTCACAGAAGCAGCTTCTAAAGTGGAAGGATCAGGATGGGCGATTCTCGTTTGGGTTCCACGATCTGGAAGATTAGAAATTTTGCAGAGTACACTTCATCAATTATTTACACAATGGGATACGATACCGCTCCTCGTACTAGACGTGTGGGAACATGCGTATTATTTACAATACCAAAATCGAAAAGATGAATATATTAAAAACTGGTGGAATGTTGTAAATTGGCCTGATGTCGAAAAAAGATTTGAAAGTGCGAAACAAATTGAATGGACACCGTATTAGACGCAGGTTTTCTGCGTCTTTTTTATTGGAAGGGGCAAGAGATTTCGTTCATATTTTAAAAGGCCAAGCATACACTTGTACAAAAAGTGCCAAAAGGACGTGGGGGGAAATATGAGACGAATTTGTGTAATAATCACGCTTCTTATTATGTATGCAAGCGTTATGCCAATTCCTACATATGCAAAGATGAACAGTAATGTCAGTGCTCGAAATGCTGTATTAATGGAGCAACAGTCAGGTCGTGTATTATACGGGAAAGCAGAACATGAACCACAAAAAATTGCTAGTATAACAAAAATTATGACAGCCTTGTTAGCTGCTGAATCAGGAAAAATGAAAGAAATGGTATCGGTTAGTAATGAAGCGGTGAGAGTAGAGGGATCAGCAATTTATTTAAAGCCTGGACAGAAAGTGAAGTTAGAGGATTTAGTATACGGACTCATGCTTAGATCTGGTAATGATGCAGCACAAGTAATTGCTGAAAATGTAGGAGGGAGTATAGAAGGGTTCGTATATTTAATGAATGAAAAGGCGAAACAAATTGGAATGAAAGATACGCACTTTTCAAACCCACATGGTTTGGATGGAGATGGGTCCCATTATTCGTCCGCTTATGATATGGCACTTTTAACGAAGTATGCAATGGGGAACGAAACCTTTAAGAAGATTTTTGGAACAAAAACGTATAAATCAGACTCATGGGATTATCCGTGGAAAAACAAACATAAACTTGTGACGTCGTATTATGAATTTGCAACAGGAGGAAAAACAGGTTTTACGAAGAAAGCAGGACGGACGCTTGTTACAACAGCATCAAAAGATGGACTAGATCTAATTGTCGTGACTTTGAGCGCTTCTAGCGATTGGGATGATCATATGAATTTATTTGATAAGGGTTTTGAACGTTTCAAGCAAACGAACGTTGTAGGACAAGGAGCTCTTGCTGAAATAACTGAAAAGAAATATGCCAATCATGTCTATACAAAAAATAGTTTTGCGGTGCCATTAACTGAGCAAGAAAGAAAGGATGTCGTATTAAAAGTTGAACTCGATAAAAGTGCAAAACTTAAGGATGGTGTAAAGGTTGGGAAGACAGAAATTTATGTTGGCAATGAGAAAGTTGGAGAACGGAATTTATTTTATAGTAAACGAAAGTTAGTAGCTACAACGGGAATGTACTGGAATAATGTGAAAGAAATTTTTTCTCATATGATAGGTGTTGGAAGCGATGGTTAATCTCGTATGGGTAGCGATGGCAGTCATAGGGATCGTATATGCCATGATAAATGGAACGATGGAAGCAATAAATAAAGCTGTATTTGACGGAGCAAAAGACGCAGTAACAATTTGTATAGGACTGATTAGTGTTTTAGTGTTTTGGCTTGGTTTAATGAAAATTGCAGAGGAAGCAGGGTTGTTAAAAAAGTTAGTGTCACTTTTTATGCCGATCGTAAAAAGGTTGTTTCCAGAAATACCGAAAGATCATCCGTCAATGGGATTTATTTTATCGAATATGATGGCAAACTTTTTTGGGTTAGGTAATGCAGCGACCCCTCTCGGTATTAAAGCAATGGAACAATTGAAAGAGTTAAATGGAGGGAAGGACTCTGCGAGTCGTTCTATGGTAACGTTTCTCGCGTTAAATACATCAGCGATTACTTTAATTCCTACGACTGTCATTTCGATTCGAATGACGTATGAATCAGCGAATCCTACTGAAATTGTTGGGGTAACATTCATTGCACAAGTACTCTCTATGATCGGAGCGATTTGGATTGACCGCTATTTTTACCGAAGAAGGAGTAGGAAGGGGCGGAAAAAATGAGCATTGTCAATACAATTTCATTATGGGTAATCCCTTGTGTAATTGGTTTTATCCTTTTATATGGCACGATAAAGAAAGTGCCAACGTATGAATCATTCGTTGAGGGAGGAAAAGAAGGAATTCAAATTGCAATCTCCATTTTACCGTTTATGGTTGGAATGCTCGTATCTATTTCTATATTTCGAGCTTCAGGTGCGTTAGATGCAATGATATCAGTAATGAAACCGATGTTAGATTTAATTCATGTCCCAGCAGAAATTGTTCCGCTAGCACTTATACGCCCTATTTCAGGCTCTGCTGGTTTAAGTATTACGACCGATTTAATTGCCACATATGGGCCAGACTCATTTATTGGAAGATTGGCTTCTACGATGCAAGGGAGTACAGATACGACTTTTTATATTTTAACAGTATACTTCGGAGCTGTTGGAATTAGAAAAATGGGAGATGCATTAAAAGTAGGACTTTTTGCCGATTTGATCGGAATTATTTGTTCAATTGTGTTTGTTTCTTTAATGTTTAAGTAATGCTATTCATTTTTTATGCTATTTCGCTTATAATACGTATACGACCACTATTAAGGTGTTGCTTAATAGTGGTTTTTTTATGCGGTATTTTTGACAAAATGATGAACTTTTATTGTGAGCAATATGAAGAATATGGACAATAATAAAAGGTAAAAACATGATTTGACCTTTATATGTTTATTATCATCGCTATGTTGTTTAAGTAAGATGAAGCGAAAAGCCGTCAAGTGTATGCGGTTGCCAAGTCTTTCTAATGTAAGGTAAGATAAATTCGAGGTGAAAAAAAGAAATGGAACGATTACAAAAAGTGATTGCGCAAGCAGGTATTGCATCAAGAAGAAAGGCTGAGGAATTAATTCAGCAAGGAAAAGTGAAAGTTAACGGAAAAATAGTGAAGGAGTTAGGAACGAAAGTCACTCCTCAAGATAAAGTAGAAGTAAATAACATCCCTCTTGAAAAAGAAGAACCTGTTTATTTTTTACTATATAAACCAACTGGCGTAATTTCAAGTGTATCAGATGATAAAGGAAGAAGTGTTGTAACAGACTTTTTCCCTGAAATTAGACAACGTTTATTCCCAATCGGACGCTTAGATTATGATACGTCGGGCGTATTATTGATGACAAATGATGGGGAATTTGCAAATGTATTAATGCATCCGAGATATAAAGTTGAAAAAACGTATGTTGCAAAAATTAAAGGGCCATTAACAGGTGAGAAAATTCGCATGTTAGAACGAGGTGTTGCATTAGAAGATGGGAAAACAGCACCAGCACAAGTGAAAATTATTTCTTGGGACAAGCGTAAAGAAATGGCGATTGTACAATTAACAATTCATGAAGGACGTAATCGTCAAGTACGTCGTATGTTTGAAGCGTTAGATTGTAAAGTAGTGAAACTAAAGCGTGAACGCTATGCTTTCTTAGAAGTAGGAAGCCTGCGACCTGGTGATGCAAGAGAATTGACACCACATGAGGTAAAACAATTACGTGCATTGGCTTCTACAAAGCCTCGCTAATCGATCTTGTGAAAATTTCACCAGTGGAATGCTCCGCTGGTGATTTATTAAAAAATACATATATTCATCACTCGTCGAAGAGGGGAGACAATATGAAAAAAAATCGCTTATTATTTCGCGTTATTATTCTGCTCATTTTATGTGGTGCTGTAGGATTTACACTTTATCAAGGATTCTTTGCTGATAAAGAGAAAATGCAAATCGGAAAAGAAGCACCTAACTTTGTTGTGACAGATTTAGAAGGAAAGAAAATTGAATTAAAAGATTTAAAGGGAAAAGGTGTATTTTTAAACTTTTGGGGCACTTGGTGTAAACCTTGCGAGAAAGAAATGCCTTATATGAATGAATTATATCCAAAGTATAAAGAAAAAGGCGTTGAAATTATTGCGTTAGATGCAGATGAAACAGAAATTGCTGTTAAGAACTTTGTGAAACAATATGATTTGAAGTTCCCAGTCGCTATTGATAAAGGAACAAAAATCATAGGGACATATAGCGTAGGACCATTACCGACAAGCTTCTTGATTGATAAAGATGGAAAAGTAGTCGAGAAAATTATAGGTGAACAAACGAAAGAACAGTTAGAAGGATATTTAAAGAAAATTACTCCGTAATAAAGAAAGCCTTTACATAAGAGGTGCTCACCTATAGCACCTTCGGTTTAAAAATTCTGAGTATTGCGGTAACTTGAGGTTAGAATATACAATAGTACATATAGATACAGGGGCGGTGAGAGTGTTGAAAGAAATTAAGTGTGAATGTGGACATGTTAATCCAATAGGAACTGTTTTTTGTGAGGCTTGTGGGAAACCATTTGAAAGCAATGAAAATATAAAACTATTGGATATGCGCTATGAGGGGAGTGCACGAAGATCTCTCACGCAAACAAAAACGATTGTCGATAAAATTTGGAGCTTTTTCTCTTCTGTAAAAGTGGGTGTATGGCTCATTGTAATCACTTTAGCTGCATCGGCGATTGGAACTATTTTTCCACAAGAAATGTACATAACTCCAGGGATTGCACCAGCTGAATATTATAAACAAGAATATGGATTTTTAGGACAATTATACTATCAATTAGGATTTAATAATTTATACGGTTCGTGGTGGTATATGATTTTAATTGCTTCAATTGGTATTTCACTTGTGATATGCAGTTTAGATCGTGTCATTCCGCTTTATAAAGCCTTAAAGAAGCAAGGGGTGAAAAGACACCCTAGCTTTTTAAAGAGACAACGATTATACGGCACTGGTACACCCCAAGATGGTGATTTGGAAAAAATCCAAATGAATTTAAAGAAAACGAACTATAACGTGAAAGTGGAAGACGGTAACATTTTAGCTGAAAAGGGACGGTTTTCACGCTGGGGTCCATATGTGAATCATATCGGTCTCATTATCTTTTTATTCGGTGCAATGCTCCGTTTTTTACCGAGTATGTACGTAGACGAAGCGCTTTGGTTACGTGATGGTGAAACGAAAGAAATACCAGGAACGGATGGGCAATACTATCTAAAAAACGAGAAATTTATAAAGGAAGTTTACGATAAAAGTAAGGACAAGGAAGTTTTTGATGAAGCAATTGACCGTGTAGGTGATAAAATGATTGCGAAAAACTTCCAAACGAATGCGGTATTATATAAAGTGGTTGGCGAAAATATAGCAGGACAAAAACCGAAATTGGAAAAGATAAAAGAAGCGGAAATTCGAGTAAATGAGCCGATGAAATTTGATCAATTTGCTGTTTATCAAGTGGATTACAAAGAAAGTGAATTTAAAAGCATGTCATTCCATTTGCAAAACAAAGAAAATAATCAAAAGTGGGGACCAATCAAAGTTGATTTAACGAATCCTACAGAAAAATTCGATTTAGGAAATGGTTATTCTTTAGAACTATTAAGCTATTTTCCTGATTTTTATTTTGACGAGAATGGAAGACCGAATACAAAAACG includes these proteins:
- the mprF gene encoding bifunctional lysylphosphatidylglycerol flippase/synthetase MprF, whose translation is MSFSWKRFLQIGKIIFPFIVLTIVFFQAKKELAGISFLEAINTIKNIPTGGVFLAITLGAFAVSTMFFYDYVMLRYLKADIPVQKIFRISWIANTLNGFIGFGGLVGAGVRTMLYRPYIKENGKLIKSIAWMTTAFINGLAILSFLGLIGILDTSFILHEKPWLWPVLIFFALFVPIYIGFSKLKNRKTNQTEGQEEEEEKNPTVLYSLVSLVEWVSAGIVMYVILILFGIDIEFQKFLGVYVIAALAGVVSLVPGGLGSFDLVFLTGLGQYGIDTGVLLPAMLLYRLVYYILPFCLGLIFAAFEMTGVAIKKFEDKPFIAPALETTGVIWTLQRDFLGKLGSWASAALTVFAGLMVILSTILPTSINRAHALHILAPKHLIQFSFSLSLTFGILLLILSRGIYYGTKRSYYMTIISLIGAAIFNTLKGIDIEETFILLIVLAVLYMLRKRFVREKMEVSLSDMVKVFIFLLITLYLYKNLGILFAGAKEAFKPDFVVRNITQVKRSALAAAFFVPTFLLIGSLIANRYRNEFPGQPANDKRLQNFLDEHDGNVLSHLGFLGDKQFFFSSDGKALLLFSITGKRLVVLGDPIGDPSSYRTVLQEFLAEADRFGYICVFYQIESKWMSLYHDFGYNFFKLGEEAVVDLNTFTITGKKRAGMRATFNRFEREGYTFSIHQPPFSDELYEELKKVSDAWLGGKKEKGFSLGYFDREYISRAPIATLSDADGKIIAFTTFMPVYQDGSLSVDLMRYYPDAPSGIMDAIFIHLFQWAKENEYHSFNIGMAPLSNVGLSTQSFWSERVAAAIFNNVRYTYSFSGLRHFKEKYKPAWSGKYLAFRKNHSLPITMLSVTKLIGKRKNS
- a CDS encoding YpuI family protein yields the protein MSNLMVENQTEQVSMFLEDVITLITNYVNYHTLPSLLEETPAGNERYYKGLLASMRRLLVFCEEGHDACFVLLNSQPFRKTAAEKILYKIYHQVIAEFFSPKSDHWYENSRSAYTGKNSIVFQQTPPASVEQVMKSLEGKFQLMREELEYYETDYQTKMLHKY
- a CDS encoding superoxide dismutase; its protein translation is MSQQGVFTDYFHEVESWCESVLHVLDSRAMEVYDVHMLAYKIQTLLDRMKEHEYDTDAEFMYEISDDVEHIQHHLQEVFVQGEEEYELYERGGSERAVPIGGHTLPPLPYPYNALEPYISREIMMLHHDKHHRSYVEGLNKAEKMMEEARKTNQFDLIKHWEREAAFHGSGHYLHTIFWNNMKKDGGGSPRGALSQQVEQDFGSFLRFQKHFTEAASKVEGSGWAILVWVPRSGRLEILQSTLHQLFTQWDTIPLLVLDVWEHAYYLQYQNRKDEYIKNWWNVVNWPDVEKRFESAKQIEWTPY
- the dacB gene encoding D-alanyl-D-alanine carboxypeptidase DacB; this translates as MRRICVIITLLIMYASVMPIPTYAKMNSNVSARNAVLMEQQSGRVLYGKAEHEPQKIASITKIMTALLAAESGKMKEMVSVSNEAVRVEGSAIYLKPGQKVKLEDLVYGLMLRSGNDAAQVIAENVGGSIEGFVYLMNEKAKQIGMKDTHFSNPHGLDGDGSHYSSAYDMALLTKYAMGNETFKKIFGTKTYKSDSWDYPWKNKHKLVTSYYEFATGGKTGFTKKAGRTLVTTASKDGLDLIVVTLSASSDWDDHMNLFDKGFERFKQTNVVGQGALAEITEKKYANHVYTKNSFAVPLTEQERKDVVLKVELDKSAKLKDGVKVGKTEIYVGNEKVGERNLFYSKRKLVATTGMYWNNVKEIFSHMIGVGSDG
- the spmA gene encoding spore maturation protein SpmA gives rise to the protein MVNLVWVAMAVIGIVYAMINGTMEAINKAVFDGAKDAVTICIGLISVLVFWLGLMKIAEEAGLLKKLVSLFMPIVKRLFPEIPKDHPSMGFILSNMMANFFGLGNAATPLGIKAMEQLKELNGGKDSASRSMVTFLALNTSAITLIPTTVISIRMTYESANPTEIVGVTFIAQVLSMIGAIWIDRYFYRRRSRKGRKK
- the spmB gene encoding spore maturation protein SpmB is translated as MSIVNTISLWVIPCVIGFILLYGTIKKVPTYESFVEGGKEGIQIAISILPFMVGMLVSISIFRASGALDAMISVMKPMLDLIHVPAEIVPLALIRPISGSAGLSITTDLIATYGPDSFIGRLASTMQGSTDTTFYILTVYFGAVGIRKMGDALKVGLFADLIGIICSIVFVSLMFK
- the rluB gene encoding 23S rRNA pseudouridine(2605) synthase RluB, with translation MERLQKVIAQAGIASRRKAEELIQQGKVKVNGKIVKELGTKVTPQDKVEVNNIPLEKEEPVYFLLYKPTGVISSVSDDKGRSVVTDFFPEIRQRLFPIGRLDYDTSGVLLMTNDGEFANVLMHPRYKVEKTYVAKIKGPLTGEKIRMLERGVALEDGKTAPAQVKIISWDKRKEMAIVQLTIHEGRNRQVRRMFEALDCKVVKLKRERYAFLEVGSLRPGDARELTPHEVKQLRALASTKPR
- the resA gene encoding thiol-disulfide oxidoreductase ResA, which translates into the protein MKKNRLLFRVIILLILCGAVGFTLYQGFFADKEKMQIGKEAPNFVVTDLEGKKIELKDLKGKGVFLNFWGTWCKPCEKEMPYMNELYPKYKEKGVEIIALDADETEIAVKNFVKQYDLKFPVAIDKGTKIIGTYSVGPLPTSFLIDKDGKVVEKIIGEQTKEQLEGYLKKITP
- the resB gene encoding cytochrome c biogenesis protein ResB, which encodes MLKEIKCECGHVNPIGTVFCEACGKPFESNENIKLLDMRYEGSARRSLTQTKTIVDKIWSFFSSVKVGVWLIVITLAASAIGTIFPQEMYITPGIAPAEYYKQEYGFLGQLYYQLGFNNLYGSWWYMILIASIGISLVICSLDRVIPLYKALKKQGVKRHPSFLKRQRLYGTGTPQDGDLEKIQMNLKKTNYNVKVEDGNILAEKGRFSRWGPYVNHIGLIIFLFGAMLRFLPSMYVDEALWLRDGETKEIPGTDGQYYLKNEKFIKEVYDKSKDKEVFDEAIDRVGDKMIAKNFQTNAVLYKVVGENIAGQKPKLEKIKEAEIRVNEPMKFDQFAVYQVDYKESEFKSMSFHLQNKENNQKWGPIKVDLTNPTEKFDLGNGYSLELLSYFPDFYFDENGRPNTKTKLPNNPAFVFKMFTPETPDGEVSFVGIQQNIEPDGNNKYKMSFAGVEMQNATALTVRKDLTLWILGIGGFIFMVGVIQGMYWNHRRIWIQRVNDEWWIAGHTNKNWFGLKKDIERVLEGTAIPQPSDKVVDKKIS